One segment of Osmerus mordax isolate fOsmMor3 chromosome 28, fOsmMor3.pri, whole genome shotgun sequence DNA contains the following:
- the entr1 gene encoding endosome-associated-trafficking regulator 1, translating into MSKPKTSAKTLIIEDDEVQEDGDELNPFSFKEFIRSKNKDPDMNTDSDETFYPMRKKTYGSSLLSGREYPSYSNLDGTPQPGEESEEDWAGSYEPSALEDAQEFVLSRTADCSTYSDPSSLGTEEEVSWQEEQGEEPSSLEESLWQGSRQGPVNYEGDDETSMVELSFRTQTGRPEGKRNHLQKLQDENAQLRKNVRSLLKKAEIDDRRLRELTEELHKKRLQDEREAQALETMVHSVEQNLHLMTKRAVKAENSVTRLKQELHQLQGQVEGYQCENERLRAGETTALNTMRQNAQAASEYLNKAALNAETSIKQLLTGAETLCLVSQLLHSIDKISDLQAEN; encoded by the exons ATGTCAAAACCGAAAACTTCTGCAAAAACTTTAATTATCGAAGATG ATGAAGTCCAAGAGGATGGAGACGAATTGAATCCCTTCTCCTTCAAAGAGTTTATCCGCAGCAAGAACAAGGACCCTGATATGAATACAGATTCAGATGAAACCTTCTACCCAATGAGAAAG AAGACGTACGGTAGCAGCCTCCTATCAGGTAGAGAGTATCCGTCCTACAGCAACCTGGACGGGACACCACAGCCAGGGGAAGAGTCTGAGGAGGACTGGGCCGGGAGCTACGAGCCCTCAGCCTTGGAGGACGCCCAGGAGTTTGTGCTGAGCAGAACCGCAGACTGCAGCACGTATTCAGACCCGTCCTCCCTCGGTACCGAGGAGGAGGTGTCGTGGCAGGAGGAGCAAGGAGAGGAGCCGTCTTCGCTTGAGGAGTCGCTGTGGCAGGGCTCCAGGCAAGGCCCGGTGAACTATGAAGGGGATGATGAGACGTCGATGGTGGAGCTCTCCTTCCGGACCCAGACTGGCAGGCCAGAAGGGAAGAGGAACCATCTGCAGAAG CTGCAGGACGAGAACGCTCAGCTTAGGAAGAACGTCAGATCTCTGCTGAAGAAGGCCGAGATTGACGATCGCAG ACTTCGAGAGCTCACAGAGGAACTGCATAAGAAGAGACTCCAGGATGAAAGGGAGGCCCAGGCCTTGGAGACCATGGTCCACTCTGTGGAACAGAACCTGCACTTGATGACA AAACGAGCAGTGAAGGCTGAGAACAGTGTGACCAGACTGAAGCAGGAGCTTCACCAGTTGCAG GGCCAGGTGGAGGGCTACCAGTGTGAGAACGAGAGGCTGCGAGCAGGAGAGACGACCGCCCTGAACACCATGAGGCAGAATGCTCAGGCGGCGTCAGAGTACCTCAACAAAGCTGCTCTCAACGCAGAGACATCCATCAA GCAGTTGCTGACTGGAGCAGAGACCTTGTGTTTGGTGTCTCAACTACTGCACTCCATCGACAAGATAAGCGACCTTCAGGCTGAAAACTGA
- the chek2 gene encoding serine/threonine-protein kinase Chk2 — MSEEHTKLPSSERKTRTRRQTRSQSQPQTQPQTDSQPQTRSQTQSQPQTQSQPQTQSQPQTQSQSQTQSQSQSSSSSSSVPASQSSSTSGTVSSVDTIPVQDLSPIREEPEPRPWGRLLPLHKRFRVLNCIEEQYWFGRDSKCDYCFEDGMHKNSPRFQTYSKKHFRIFKEDDVVYCEDHSGNGTYVDGQLIGKGKKLPLANNAELALTDSRNKAFMFIDLMADEQSNLPKEFRDKYIITRNIGKGVCGEVKLAFERATCKKVAVKTIKKNDFPSVGMATRNAEREIEILKRIDHPCLIRTEDFYQTDDSYYIVLELMEGGELFNRVKAKQQIPEPIAKLYFYQMLKAVEYLHNNGIIHRDLKPENILLSSHEDECLIKVTDFNQSKILEEESLMRTLCGTATYLAPEVFTDAATVGYSRAVDAWSLGVLLFVCLGGYPPFHTDWSDLPVPDQITRGIFTFIPSKWNKISAPARDLVKKLLVVNPTQRLSIEEALRHPWLEDPNMRDKAHSIMYPNATALAAGDSDDPDTWSDGAGGPSDRAAAQSDVAATSTCSTASTISGSRKRPREDTEDDQPPDKRQAPFTAT, encoded by the exons ATGTCTGAAGAACATACCAAGCTGCCAAGCTCCGAGCGCAAAACACGGACGCGACGACAAACCCGGTCTCAATCCCAACCTCAAACCCAACCTCAAACAGACTCCCAGCCTCAAACCAGGTCCCAAACCCAGTCCCAACCCCAAACCCAGTCCCAACCCCAAACCCAGTCTCAACCCCAAACCCAGTCTCAATCCCAAACCCAGTCCCAAAGCCAGAGTAGTTCGAGTTCGTCATCCGTTCCTGCCAGCCAGTCCTCATCCACATCAGGCACCGTGAGCTCCGTGGACACCATCCCGGTCCAAGACCTGTCTCCCATCCGTGAGGAGCCTGAGCCCCGGCCCTGGGGCCGCCTGCTGCCCCTGCATAAGCGCTTCAGAGTCCTCA ACTGCATCGAGGAACAGTACTGGTTCGGTCGTGACTCCAAATGCGATTACTGTTTTGAGGATGGCATGCACAAGAACTCCCCCAGGTTCCAAACCTACAGCAAAAAACACTTCCGTATATTTAAA GAGGATGATGTCGTCTATTGTGAGGACCATAGTGGCAACGGCACATACGTAGACGGTCAGCTCATTGGGAAAGGGAAAAAGCTTCCCTTAGCTAACAATGCTGAGTTGGCTTTGACTGACAGTCGCAATAAAG CGTTCATGTTCATCGACCTGATGGCTGATGAACAGTCCAACCTGCCCAAGGAGTTTAGAGACAAGTACATAATCACCAGAAATATTGGGAA gggtgtgtgtggggaggtgaagCTGGCCTTTGAAAGAGCCACCTGTAAAAAAGTGGCCGTCAAGACCATCAAGAAGAATGACTTCCCATCTGTTGGG ATGGCCACGAGAAacgctgagagagagattgagatccTCAAGAGGATCGACCAT CCCTGCCTGATTAGGACAGAGGACTTCTATCAGACCGATGATTCCTACTACATCGTTCTGGAGCT gatggaaggaggagaacTGTTCAACAGGGTCAAGGCCAAGCAGCAAATACCAGAGCCCATCGCCAAGCTGTATTTTTACCAAATGTTAAAGGCCGTTGAG TACCTACACAACAACGGCATAATTCATAGAGACCTAAAGCCTGAGAACATTCTTCTGTCCTCCCACGAAGATGAGTGTTTGATAAAG GTGACAGACTTCAACCAGTCAAAGATCTTGGAGGAGGAGTCTCTGATGCGGACGCTCTGTGGAACGGCTACGTACCTGGCGCCCGAGGTGTTTACGGACGCTGCAACCGTGGGTTACAGCCGGGCCGTGGACGCCTGGAGTCTGGGGGTCCTGCTGTTTGTGTG TCTAGGTGGCTACCCTCCTTTCCACACTGACTGGTCCGATTTACCGGTCCCTGACCAGATCACTCGAGGCATCTTCACTTTCATCCCGTCCAAATGGAACAAAATATCAGCGCCCG CCAGGGACCTTGTCAAGAAGTTGCTGGTTGTGAACCCCACCCAGCGCCTCTCCATAGAGGAAGCCCTGAGACATCCCTGGCTGGAG GACCCCAACATGAGAGACAAGGCCCACAGCATCATGTACCCCAACGCTACGGCGCTCGCTGCAGGAGACTCCGATGACCCCGACACGTGGTCGGATGGTGCGGGCGGACCGTCCGACAGAGCCGCCGCGCAGTCCGACGTTGCCGCG ACGTCCACCTGCAGCACCGCCAGCACCATCTCAGGCAGCAGGAAGAGACCGAGAGAGGACACCGAGGACGACCAACCGCCCGACAAACGGCAGGCCCCGTTCACAGCCACCTGA
- the gstt2 gene encoding glutathione S-transferase theta-2: MAGRRGLEIYLDLLSQPCRAIHILVNVNKIPHILKTVALRKGEQKTPDFAKLNPMQKVPVIDDNGFVLTESDAILKYLATKYHVPDHWYPKQPERRARVDEYTAWHHTNTRPQAAKVFLLEVLLPRMAGQPTEQARVERAVSELSVTLDKLQDMFLKRQPFLCGDDISLADLLAACELMQPLGGGRDVLQDRPVLQRWLGRVQSAVGSSFDEAHAVLYRLRDNAKAKL; the protein is encoded by the exons ATGGCTGGTCGAAGAGGTTTAGAAATCTACTTAGACTTACTGTCTCAGCCATGCAGAGCAATACACATTTTAGTAAATGTCAACAAAATACCCCATATTTTGAAAACTGTGGCACTACGAAAAG GTGAGCAGAAGACGCCAGATTTCGCTAAACTGAACCCCATGCAGAAAGTCCCAGTTATAGATGACAATGGTTTTGTCCTAACTGAAAG TGATGCCATATTGAAGTACTTGGCGACAAAGTACCATGTCCCAGACCACTGGTATCCAAAGCAACCAGAGCGGAGGGCCAGAGTGGACGAGTACACCGCCTGgcatcacaccaacacacgcccTCAAGCTGCTAAAGTGTTCCTCTTGGAG gtgctgtTGCCCCGTATGGCTGGCCAGCCGACCGAGCAGGCCAGGGTGGAGAGGGCCGTGTCGGAGCTGAGTGTCACCCTGGACAAGCTGCAGGACATGTTCCTGAAAAGGCAGCCCTTCCTGTGTGGAGACGACATCTCTCTAGCTGACCTGCTGGCTGCGTGTGAACTCATGCAG cctctaggGGGCGGCAGAGATGTGCTGCAGGACCGTCCTGTGCTACAGCGCTGGCTGGGTCGCGTTCAGTCTGCTGTGGGCAGCTCCTTTGACGAGGCCCACGCCGTGCTGTACCGCCTCAGGGACAATGCAAAGGCCAAACTGTGA
- the kazald3 gene encoding kazal-type serine peptidase inhibitor domain 3 — MATLNMSWGILICGILLNITLCASFPNKLDDFDTAIDTLDYDQIEDEYDDGNSTNCEDCIPEFCPESMGCRAGFVLDICGCCKECGNLEGQSCDLGDSNVFYGLCGEDLFCHVDDLNLGEGEVAEPLCACKTQDALCGSDGQTYMNICQFKEASFSNKNLKEKSKGPCKTVPIIKVPPQNLVNQTGSTMVFLCEVFAFPMALIEWRKEGEDVILPGDDPHVSVQSRGGPMKFELSSWLQIEGASPRDSGTYRCIARNGLGSVSATAVLGVLGPEDMSAYVRDSMAEMTDMMDYSPSRNYEEDYY, encoded by the exons ATGGCCACGCTCAACATGTCATGGGGAATACTTATTTGCGGAATACTATTGAACATCACACTATGTGCGAGTTTCCCAAACAAACTTGATGATTTTGACACCGCCATCGACACATTAGATTACGATCAAATAGAAGATGAGTATGATGATGGAAACAGTACCAACTGTGAAGACTGTATACCGGAGTTTTGTCCCGAGTCGATGGGATGCAGAGCCGGGTTCGTGTTGGACATTTGCGGTTGTTGTAAGGAATGTGGAAATTTAGAGGGACAGTCGTGTGACCTTGGCGATAGCAACGTCTTCTACGGTCTCTGCGGTGAGGATCTCTTTTGCCATGTGGACGACTTGAAtcttggagagggagaggtcgcAGAGCCCTTGTGCGCGTGTAAAACTCAGGACGCGCTCTGTGGCTCAGACGGGCAGACGTACATGAACATATGTCAGTTTAAAGAGGCGTCGTTCTCAAACAAAAACCTCAAAGAAAAGAGCAAAGGCCCATGTAAAACAG TCCCTATCATCAAAGTGCCTCCCCAGAATCTAGTGAACCAGACAGGCAGCACCATGGTGTTCCTGTGCGAGGTCTTTGCCTTCCCCATGGCCCTCATAgagtggaggaaggaaggagaggacgtCATACTGCCTGGGGATGACCCTCACGTCTCGGTCCAG TCTCGAGGGGGGCCAATGAAGTTCGAGCTGTCCAGCTGGCTGCAGATTGAAGGCGCAAGTCCGAGGGATTCTGGGACGTACCGCTGCATTGCCCGTAACGGCCTGGGCAGTGTCTCCGCTACCGCCGTACTAGGGGTCCTGGGACCAG AGGACATGTCGGCCTACGTGAGGGACAGCATGGCGGAGATGACAGACATGATGGACTACAGCCCCTCCAGGAACTACGAGGAGGATTACTACTAA
- the dok2 gene encoding docking protein 2, with amino-acid sequence MEEDIRKQGMLFLQQQRFGKKWKRVWSVLYRESTCSISRMEFWECKDGGSGTMDRSDRNLKKQQEHKKVIRLSDCIRVTEMEAEGCPRDCTPFLVETTEKLFVFAVEMAGMDDWIQKLCEIAFPTNWVDRGGAKRNSIQRSNVEPPEQGMEDNLLYGGRDTVMDFRVVMRRTEASERCRLRGPCVLRTDANSLVLKDASTGEVLYNWPYRFLRRFGRDKLTFSFEAGRRCDSGEGSFEFDTKQGNAVFQAVEMAINLQRTSQPLRQASGSLDTEPAPQSRPLPQPGAEPGFYSTVKELGVQPSPSHQPGVPHARLEPPVDKLLTGVKSLTLDSRGSNPRKNQVKPICSCPLLNQESQTYSEITLPAERGGDKGEHTSLPPKTPSPKPPQDPEYSLPFDSLSKKIIADMATTQTFVHWVTEPGSDRPGCSDDEARDPLYDSIDELAVRALVPCRPDGTKPKYHRAEHIYDEPEGRAVVTQQHPGSTSLYDNPEEVRGNAWRSMGTVVDPNGHEYPYNPHVDDYAVPKPPKRAFPLGNQDSEEDSPYDNVMVKMDR; translated from the exons ATGGAGGAGGACATAAGGAAGCAAGGGATGCTGTTTCTTCAGCAACAAAGGTTTGGCAAG AAATGGAAGAGGGTGTGGTCGGTGCTGTACCGGGAGAGCACCTGTTCCATCTCCCGCATGGAGTTCTGGGAGTGCAAAGACGGAGGGTCCGGAACCATGGACCGCTCCGACCGGAACCTGAAGAAACAGCAGGAGCACAAGAAGGTGATCCGTCTGAGCGACTGTATCCGGGTGACGGAGATGGAGGCGGAGGGATGCCCGCGGGACTGCACTCCCTTCCTGGTGGAGACAACCGAGAAGTTGTTTGTCTTCGCCGTGGAGATGGCCGGGATGGATGACTGGATACAGAAGCTGTGCGAAATAGCTTTTCCT ACAAACTGGGTTGATCGAGGAGGGGCGAAACGGAACAGTATACAAAGATCAAATGTGGAACCACCAGAACAAGGTATGGAGGATAACCTTCTCTACGGTGGAAGAGACACTG tgatGGACTTCCGGGTGGTGATGAGGAGGACGGAGGCCTCTGAGCGCTGCAGGTTGAGGGGACCCTGCGTCTTACGGACCGATGCCAACAGCCTCGTCCTGAAGGACGCCTCGACGGGGGAAGTCCTCTACAACTGGCCATACCGCTTCCTCCGGCGCTTCGGACGCGACAAG TTGACTTTCTCGTTTGAGGCGGGGCGAAGGTGTGACTCTGGCGAAGGAAGTTTCGAGTTCGACACCAAACAGGggaatgcagtgttccaggccgTGGAGATGGCCATCAACCTCCAGAGGACCAGCCAGCCCCTACGACAGGCCTCGGGAAGCCTGGACACGGAGCCAGCCCCCCAGTcccgccccctgccccagcctggaGCCGAGCCCGGCTTCTACAGCACCGTCAAAGAGCTTGGTGTGCAGCCCTCCCCTTCCCACCAACCTGGGGTCCCCCACGCCAGGCTGGAGCCCCCAGTGGATAAGCTCTTAACGGGGGTGAAGAGCCTGACGTTGGACAGCCGAGGCTCCAATCCCAGGAAGAACCAGGTGAAGCCAATCTGCAGCTGCCCTCTCTTGAACCAGGAGAGCCAGACCTACTCAGAGATCACCCTTCCCGCGGAGAGGGGGGGCGACAAGGGAGAGCACACCTCCTTACCTCCCAAGACCCCCAGCCCCAAGCCACCCCAAGACCCTGAATACTCCCTTCCCTTCGATTCCCTTTCAAAGAAAATCATAGCTGACATGGCAACTACCCAGACTTTTGTGCATTGGGTCACAGAGCCGGGCTCTGATAGGCCGGGGTGTAGCGATGATGAGGCTCGCGACCCGCTTTATGACAGCATAGACGAGTTAGCCGTCAGAGCACTGGTTCCGTGCAGGCCAGACGGCACCAAACCAAAATATCACAGGGCAGAACACATTTATGACGAGCCAGAGGGCCGTGCAGTGGTGACCCAACAGCACCCgggctctacctctctctacgaCAACCCGGAAGAGGTCAGAGGTAATGCCTGGAGGAGCATGGGAACTGTCGTTGATCCAAATGGCCACGAGTATCCCTACAACCCCCACGTGGACGACTACGCCGTACCCAAGCCCCCAAAGAGAGCCTTTCCTCTGGGGAATCAGGATTCTGAGGAGGACTCCCCCTATGATAATGTGATGGTGAAAATGGACAGGTAG
- the rsph14 gene encoding radial spoke head 14 homolog: MGSTRISEQLPPLIDPTQAPVAFGNRALPRLYMELQDPHLYIRQRALTALCDLVHDPERAYEAIHNGCLEILKGLLKDKDSSVRIKTTEVLYLMASHNVGREAFLKLNVLDPLSDLLDEPVVTCRKNMHMALKIMAEFPAGAAHMVSLGLVPRLVMKLPAEQEEIRALILATLSSCVRVDALPALASNGVSVLGEQLSHPSPDIRREAASAMMGISVPLEGKHKVCEEGVLPLLVTLLSDSDPGVTASAAGTIMNTSVISKGKYQALKAGALPPLLALVGSEDLAVCANALRALTVLAEAPHARTELLEHVPLLETRLSHPADIIRRAAQTAISVVSWTP; this comes from the exons ATGGGCAGCACTCGTATATCCGAGCAGTTACCTCCGCTAATTGACCCGACGCAGGCACCTGTTGCATTCGGCAACAGAGCCCTGCCGCGACTCTACATGGAGCTGCAGGACCCTCATCTGTACATCCGACAACGGGCTCTAACAGCCCTTTGTGACTTAGTTCATGATCCAGAGAGGGCTTACGAAGCCATCCATAACG GCTGTTTGGAGATACTGAAAGGGTTGCTGAAAGACAAGGACAGCTCAGTGAGAATTAAAACCACAGAAGTACTCTACCTCATGGCTTCCCATAATGTGGGAAG agAAGCCTTCCTGAAGTTGAACGTGTTAGACCCTCTCTCTGACCTACTGGATGAGCCTGTGGTCACCTGTCGTAAGAACATGCACATGGCCCTCAAGATAATGGCTGAGTTTCCGGCAG gcgcAGCCCACATGGTGTCTCTGGGCCTGGTCCCCAGGCTGGTAATGAAGCTGCCAGCTGAGCAGGAGGAGATCCGAGCCCTGATCCTGGCCACACTCAGCTCCTGTGTGAGGGTGGATGCCCTGCCGGCCCTGGCCAGCAACGGGGTCTCGGTCCTGGGAGAGcagctctctcacccctccccagaCATCCGCAGGGAAGCCGCTTCAGCCATGATGGGCATCAG TGTCCCGCTCGAGGGGAAGCAcaaggtgtgtgaggagggggtaCTTCCTCTGCTGGTCACGCTGCTGTCGGACAGCGACCCCGGCGTCACCGCCAGCGCTGCTGGGACCATCATGAACACCTCTGTCATCTCTAAAG GGAAGTACCAGGCCCTGAAGGCAGGTGCCCTCCCCCCGCTCCTGGCCCTGGTGGGCAGCGAGGACCTGGCGGTGTGTGCCAACGCCTTGCGGGCCCTGACGGTGCTGGCGGAGGCCCCACACGCTCGGACGGAGCTGCTGGAGCACGTGCCCCTCCTGGAAACACGCCTCAGTCACCCCGCAGACATCATACGCCGTGCCGCGCAAACCGCCATCAGTGTCGTGTCCTGGACCCCCTGA